The proteins below are encoded in one region of Roseovarius bejariae:
- the betI gene encoding transcriptional regulator BetI translates to MPKLGMEPIRRSALLEATIHEIGVRGTLDVTVSQIAKRAGMSSALAHHYFGSKEQIFAAAMRHILGLYGAEVRGALSMAKSPRDRVEAVIRASFTPAQFRPEMVSAWLNFYVQAQRSEASRRLLHIYQRRLRSNLHHAFRQIAPARARTLTRGTAAMIDGLYIRQALGEGGIAPEAAIDVLLHYLDTSLAQDSTA, encoded by the coding sequence ATGCCAAAGCTTGGGATGGAACCGATACGCCGTTCGGCGCTGCTGGAGGCCACGATTCACGAGATTGGGGTGCGCGGCACGCTGGATGTGACCGTCAGCCAGATCGCCAAGCGGGCGGGGATGTCCTCGGCGCTCGCGCATCACTATTTCGGCTCGAAAGAACAGATTTTCGCCGCCGCCATGCGCCATATCCTCGGCCTCTACGGCGCCGAGGTGCGCGGCGCGCTCAGCATGGCGAAATCCCCGCGTGATCGGGTCGAGGCGGTGATCCGCGCCAGTTTCACCCCCGCGCAATTCCGCCCCGAGATGGTTTCGGCATGGCTGAATTTCTACGTGCAGGCGCAACGCTCCGAGGCATCCCGGCGCTTGCTGCATATCTACCAGCGGCGGTTGCGGTCGAACCTGCACCATGCCTTTCGCCAAATCGCCCCCGCCCGCGCCCGGACCCTCACGCGCGGCACGGCGGCGATGATCGACGGGCTTTATATCCGGCAGGCACTGGGCGAGGGCGGCATCGCCCCCGAGGCCGCTATCGACGTTCTTCTTCACTATCTCGACACCTCATTGGCACAGGACAGCACAGCATGA